GGTTCATGAAGTTACTTGAACTTcttgtgcctcagttttctcatctgtgaacaGAATGTCAATGATCTGCCTCCTAGGATCCTTGTGGGACTGAGTTCATGTGTGTCCAGGCCCTGGCACAGAGAAGCCAATTTTTGTGGTGGATTGATTTTCAGTGGAGGATGTCAAGACAAgaagccttttgtttcttttttgacagCATGGCGTCAGTTGAACAGAGCACTACACTGTGAGCTGGTGTGGCCCATACTAGCAGCTGCTCAACCCACAAAGTGAAGAGACACGATGGACTCTTCTGTTGTGAGAGGTTTCGTCCACCGAAAACAATTGATGGCTTAAGGGGTAGGTTCAGGGGCAGAGTACTTGGCTAGCATGTGGGAAACCTGTGTTTGGTCTTCAGCATcattggagagagagaaaagtttcTGTGAAGATGAGTAGACAAGTGAAAATGGCAGAATGAACCAGGTGCCCAGGAGTACAGCATGGTGGAGCCGTCTTATGGGCACGGTGTACACAGACTGGATTAGAAGGCACCTGACCCATCACGTCCCCAGCGGCTGAGTGCTGTTGGAAACCTGGGGGGTCTTCGTCAGTCAGTCTCTCAGGCAGAGTCACACTCCCCCATTGCTCAGAACAGCATATATCAGCCAGCCACCATCAAGAATGCGCTGTAGGTTAGCACTTCCCAGAAGACCACTTTGCAAAAGCTGGGTCTTCAACACAGGGAGCATTTGCTTGGTGAAATGAAGCTGAGTGGCCTTCACCCACAGCTTTCTCACTTACCAAATGAGAGTGCCTGGCTGCTTGGAGCATGGCTGCTGTGGTGACGATGTGGAGAAGACTGTCCGGGCAGGGCCTTGAAGAGCACAGGTGCCAGAGGACACTCACCTTGAGCATGAGCCAGCCAAACTCATGGTTGTTGAATCCCAGGAGGTAGGGCACAGTGGGGAATTGCTTCTCTGTTAGGAGCTTCTCCGGACTTCTTGGGAAGAAGGAGTCGTTGATTATGTAGGAAATGTTCACATTTTTCTGCAAGAAAAGCAAGTCAGGAGGCCGACTGTCAGGACCCAGCCTACTGATTCGGCAGGAACTGGACAGGACCCCTCTGGCCATTGTCTGTCATCATCCCCCAAGATGTGACATACCTGCTTGTTAAggtcccttccctccttctgcaGCAGACACTGCACCAGCTCAGCCGAGGATACGGAGCTGCAGGCCAAGGAGCTGGCAAAGGTCTGAGGACAGACAGAAGAATGTTGCCTCTCAGACACACACCCTTCACCTCTCGAGCATTGCTCTCTGTACTGAGCTGTGATGTCACTGTCTGGATCCAAGGCTAGCCCGAGAGACCTGCTACCAGCTTATGGGGGCTGATCCCTGTTCCTGTGTACCCTTCATCTGTCTGAGACTGTGTCCTTTTCTAGTTCAGTAATAGTTTGTGGTACCAATAAGGACACGCATGGACATGTCTGGCAGGGAATGGAAGGGGTGCTGAGTTTGGAGCAGGGCTgggaggttggagggatggcatccagagagacagaggaggtcTGAAATTTGTGGTAAGAAAATCTCTCCCCTCTATAGTGAGGTTAGGGGTATGCTGCTGCTCTTGGGCAGACAAGGAGCAATGTGTCCTGCTGAGGTTCCTGAATAATCCCTCAAACCCAGTGTTATTGCTTACTCTATCATCACAGCCAGGGCCTAGGACCAGCTGAACTAACGATAGGTCCAGCCTCTCGTTACTCACCCTATCAGTGTCTCCAGAGCTTGCCTAGACTCTGCCTTCACTGTCTCCCTGACCTGGACCTCCAGATTGCTCTCTCCATTCCACCTTCCACTCCATGTGGCTTAGATTTGTTTCCCTGCCTCTTCTAGCCCTTTGCATCCTGCCCAAACTCTCAGGCATGGTCTTTCAGGTCTCTGTACTACCCTCCACTTCTTTAGAACATTCTACTTGCCCTGGCCCCTACCTGATGGCTTCCTGCTTCTATGACCCATCACGTTGTCTTATGCCTGAAGTTTTTACATGCACAGTTCCTATTAGGGAAGTTCTTGGTGGCTTCTTCTGGTTACTCCTTACAAGGGGACAAATCTTGTAGACAACAGTGTGGCTAGGAATGGAAGGCTCCCAAAGGATCCTTGGGGAAAGGGGAGATACTTAAAAATGCCCCCAGGGAAAGACCAGAGATAACCTGCTCGGGGTGGCCTTCTCCAGAAAGCTGTGTCTGACTGTCTACCTCCTGGACTGCATTAGTCATTGCCTCCAAGCCTATTGATGACTCCTTAGTGgttactccttcctctccaaACCTGACCTACAGGTTAGCACAGAGTAGGTTTTGAGGCACAACATGTAGTATAAGAGAGTGAAGGAAAGGCAGACCTGAGCTTCAGGCCATGGGTTCATCTCCTTCAGTATCTTGCTGTTGATAACCCCACTCTGGGATATGGCTCTGTGGAAGAGCCCCGCAGACATTGGAGACAGGACCTGGGAACAGCAGAGAGAACAGATGATGTCAGCAGGCAGAAGAGCTAGGAGGTCTGGGGCCACAGAAGCCCTCTCAGACCTGGCCACAGTTGCTACTTCTCTGTGATAACTCACCAGGGACGAGACGATCATGCCACCAGCAGAGTTACCGAAGATAGTGACACAGTTGGGATCACCCCCAAAGGGGGCTATGTTTCCCTGCACCCAGCGTAGAGCAGCGACCACATCTAGGAGGCCTCGGTTGCCCGGCATGTGCTTGTCCCCGGTGCTAGGGGAAGAGCAAGGCAGTGATTAGCACAACATAGTTCGCAAGATGTAATTATTTTTTCTCGCACTCTGCAAATTTGCTTTGAAATCGTTCACCAGGGCACTGGGCACTCCTCTGCTCCCTGATCTTGCCTTGGCTATGAGTCACCACCGGCACCTGTTTTTCCCAGTATGGCGTGGGCAGATGTAGCAATGCAGTCAGTCAGAGCTGGCTCTCAGATGGAAAATAGAGTTTGTTGCTCTTTGTCCCCATTCCCTGCTAAGGCTCTTAACTCCACCCTTTACCCAAGTTCAATGTTCAGATCTGGCTTTGATTGGGCCCCTTCCCATCGTGGAGCCCTGGgatattctctccctctctctctccctctctgtcccctcctctcgtgtgtgtgtgtgtgtgtgtgtgtgtgtgtgtgtgtgtgtgtgtgtgtagtgcatgcacatatgaatgAACTCCTGTCAAGTGTACACACATGGAGGCCAAACATCAACATTAGGCATCTTGCTTAACTGCTTTGCTTCTTAGTTTTTGAAAAAGGATCTCTATTTGAGTagttagtgctgagattacagacatctGCAGTCATACCTAGCTTTTATATGGATGTCGGGGACTCCAATTCATGTCTTTGTTTGTATGGCAAGCAAACTTTACTGGCTGaacaccttcccccacccctctACCCTTAGATTCTTATGAGAAGGCCTTCCTCAGGGCTACATCGTCCTCTTCCAGGCTGGCTATCTTACCTGAGGAAGCCAAAGATCCCAAGGCGGTACTGGACAGTGACTACTACAACATTCCCATAGGCAGCCAGGGCTGATCCATCATGGGAGGTGGCAGAACCAACTACCAGAGAGCCCCCATGGATCCACACCATGACCTGTAGAAATGGCTACGAATCAGTGACTCCAGCTTCTGGGACTCCAGTCACCCACCTAGCTGCCTAGGGTATTCTAAGGACTTTTGGGGTGTTTAGGAAAAGGGGGTATAGAGGGGCAGATGGCATGGCAGAGCTGGATGGGGGGGGGTCCTCTGGACTGGATACCGGCAGTCTGGCCCCTGCAGTGGCTTCAGTGGGGCTGTAGATGTTGAGGATCAGGCAGTCCTCAGAAATAGAGTAGATCTGAAGCTTTTCGTTGAGGGTGAATCTGCCGTTGCTCATTCTCTCTACATCCTGCAGGCACCTGCAGCCAAAGGGGATCCCAGGGCCAGCTGTCAGCTCCACACACCCTGGTGTCCAGCTGTTGCCGCCACCCTGCCCTCTTGCCCACCTCCTGCAGGGGTACTCACATTGGGGGATTGGTGCTGGCATCCCTCACACCTTCCCAGGGCTGTGGTGGGAGTGGGGCTGAGAACCGCAGAGGCCCTAGTGGTGCCTGAGCAAACGGAATGCCCAGGAAGACATTCACCAGGTGGTCTGTACCCTTCACACCCACCTGCCGGCCTCTCACACGACCCAGGCGGGTATCCACTTCAGGCAGAGGGACTTTGGGTCCTGAGATCGGGAGAGAGGGGTCACTGAGTGAATCTACAGCCTCCAAGAGGGGATGGATGAAGGCTGGACCTTTAGAATGAGGGGACATTTGTTTCTCCAGTGTCTATGTTGTGGAGTTCTATTCTGAGTACTCTCCCCGCAGAATCATGGTTGAGCTCTCCCGCAAGTGGTTGTCTTCATGGttactgtttgtttatttttgaga
This sequence is a window from Peromyscus eremicus chromosome 5, PerEre_H2_v1, whole genome shotgun sequence. Protein-coding genes within it:
- the Ces3 gene encoding carboxylesterase 3; its protein translation is MRNMGTMAQAGSSILVWVACLLLAFPATSTGPKVPLPEVDTRLGRVRGRQVGVKGTDHLVNVFLGIPFAQAPLGPLRFSAPLPPQPWEGVRDASTNPPMCLQDVERMSNGRFTLNEKLQIYSISEDCLILNIYSPTEATAGARLPVMVWIHGGSLVVGSATSHDGSALAAYGNVVVVTVQYRLGIFGFLSTGDKHMPGNRGLLDVVAALRWVQGNIAPFGGDPNCVTIFGNSAGGMIVSSLVLSPMSAGLFHRAISQSGVINSKILKEMNPWPEAQTFASSLACSSVSSAELVQCLLQKEGRDLNKQKNVNISYIINDSFFPRSPEKLLTEKQFPTVPYLLGFNNHEFGWLMLKVWDILDKLEHLSQEELLEISRPFLALMDMPPEIVSTVIDEYLDNGSDGPATRYAFQELLGDIVFVIPTLNFSRHLQDAGCPVFLYEFQHTPSSFAKFKPAWVKADHGSESPFVFGGPFLTDESNLLAFPEATEEEKQLSLTMMAQWTQFAYTGNPNGKGLPSWPQLNQSEQYLEIGLKPRTGVNLKKNRLQFWSETLPRKIQEWHQQQKIRKSLEEL